The following are from one region of the Populus trichocarpa isolate Nisqually-1 chromosome 8, P.trichocarpa_v4.1, whole genome shotgun sequence genome:
- the LOC18101803 gene encoding universal stress protein PHOS34, with protein MAVTANLLIFFILLLTYCNIVISTCLKLEIFKSRAGFCFCWRREGELVGAKAKKTAKMAGTGRKVMALGMDNNEPSFYALQWTLDHFFVPFGQDPPFKLLIIHAQPRLASVVGFTGPGLVDVIPIMEADSKKRAQNVVDKAREVCNNKGVSDVVVEVIEGDARNVMCDAVDRHHASMLVVGSHNYGAVKRALLGSVSDHCAHNAPCSVLIVKQPKH; from the exons ATGGCAGTTACCGCAAaccttctaatattttttattttacttcttACCTACTGTAATATTGTTATCTCAACATGTTTAAAGCTTGAAATATTCAAAAGCAGGGCCGGTTTTTGTTTCTGCTGGAGAAGGGAAGGAGAGCTTGTGGGCGCTAAAGCTAAGAAAACTGCGAAAATGGCTGGCACTGGGAGAAAAGTAATGGCATTGGGCATGGATAATAACGAACCGAGCTTCTACGCGCTGCAGTGGACCCTTGATCATTTCTTTGTTCCATTTGGTCAGGACCCTCCATTCAAGCTCCTAATTATCCATGCTCAACCCCGTCTCGCTTCTGTAGTAGGATTCACTGGACCAG GATTGGTTGATGTTATACCGATCATGGAGGCAGATTCCAAGAAAAGAGCCCAAAATGTTGTAGACAAGGCCAGAGAAGTCTGCAACAATAAAGGG GTGAGTGATGTGGTAGTGGAAGTGATTGAGGGTGATGCTAGAAATGTCATGTGCGATGCTGTAGATAGACACCACGCATCCATGCTGGTGGTGGGCAGTCATAATTATGGAGCTGTCAAAAG GGCACTTCTGGGCAGTGTTAGTGACCATTGTGCTCATAACGCACCCTGCTCTGTGTTGATTGTGAAGCAACCTAAACACTAG